A single genomic interval of Desulfobacterales bacterium harbors:
- a CDS encoding PilZ domain-containing protein encodes MEAKQFNGSERRAYVRLEKALEVQLRITGNPTSQTYLATTKNISQGGLCIEIKNGEKALLDALFAAGHKIGIDINSLIPHQNNTVAEMPLWVNGRVDWARESDQTSQALQIGLEFEDLTDEARKHIRDYLVDQFLRQYPQQL; translated from the coding sequence ATGGAAGCAAAACAGTTTAACGGCAGTGAACGCAGAGCCTATGTCAGACTGGAAAAAGCGCTCGAGGTGCAATTAAGAATTACAGGAAATCCGACGAGCCAAACCTACTTGGCAACAACCAAAAATATAAGCCAGGGCGGGCTTTGCATAGAGATTAAAAATGGTGAAAAAGCCCTTCTTGACGCCTTGTTTGCTGCAGGTCACAAAATTGGTATTGATATTAATTCACTGATACCCCACCAGAATAATACAGTAGCTGAGATGCCGCTGTGGGTCAACGGGCGAGTGGATTGGGCCCGCGAATCGGATCAAACCAGCCAAGCGCTGCAGATCGGTCTTGAATTTGAGGATCTAACCGATGAAGCCCGCAAGCATATTCGTGACTATCTGGTGGATCAATTTTTGCGACAGTATCCTCAGCAACTTTAA
- a CDS encoding class I SAM-dependent methyltransferase, with product MVFSLEEFHKTYETETTDMVINNRKFSFLLPKYLHRFLNPYDVFNDFPLWAKIWPASWVLSSYLADMPPDASNRFLEIGGGVGQVSIVAATFGHQITLSEYDPHAINFARANAHYNNCPDFPIIKLDWFRPQLKTQYNCIVASEVTYKEKYLNALLHLFKSHLRPGGEVILVWEIRKGGQDLFKFFHFEFDITVSKMTLRSETATHRILMTKLRHKVEPVSRNKN from the coding sequence ATGGTATTCTCACTCGAAGAATTTCATAAGACGTACGAAACCGAGACCACCGACATGGTCATTAATAATAGGAAATTTAGCTTCCTGCTGCCGAAATATTTGCATCGGTTTCTGAATCCCTACGATGTATTTAATGACTTTCCGCTGTGGGCAAAAATCTGGCCGGCGTCGTGGGTGCTGTCATCATATCTGGCTGATATGCCGCCGGATGCCAGCAACAGATTTTTAGAAATCGGTGGTGGTGTCGGTCAGGTCAGTATTGTTGCCGCAACCTTCGGCCACCAGATTACCCTGTCCGAATATGATCCGCACGCCATAAATTTTGCCCGGGCTAACGCTCACTACAATAATTGTCCGGATTTTCCGATTATCAAGCTGGACTGGTTCCGTCCACAGCTAAAGACCCAGTATAATTGCATCGTCGCATCTGAAGTTACTTATAAAGAAAAGTATCTTAATGCACTTCTGCACCTGTTCAAATCCCATCTAAGGCCCGGCGGTGAGGTCATTCTTGTGTGGGAGATCAGAAAAGGCGGCCAAGATCTTTTTAAATTTTTTCATTTTGAATTTGACATTACCGTCTCCAAAATGACGTTGCGCTCAGAAACCGCTACCCACCGAATTTTAATGACTAAATTGCGCCATAAGGTTGAGCCCGTTTCCCGTAATAAAAATTAG